A DNA window from Pleurodeles waltl isolate 20211129_DDA chromosome 12, aPleWal1.hap1.20221129, whole genome shotgun sequence contains the following coding sequences:
- the LOC138268026 gene encoding mas-related G-protein coupled receptor member H-like codes for MTANQGGPNMDDYPTVSMMTPPLEDYYDIDMEMDFNYLYYSIMALLSMPVVISVFGLAGNGLVLSFLRFRNSRNSFTIYILNLAIADCIVLVFMSLFCILFLMEMTGLIAEGVPYYSVLEIGSFGFCTSQGFLTAISVERALSVLYPIWYRCRRPRHQSTIVCIIVWIFSCLMLAVDLVVAAKYEDCTEVDIIEAVLLFCIILPLMLLSNLLLLITIWKNSQKRHPPRPYILILSTVLAFLILSSPFALFRFLSLFVNIDIQVSHALIFLNSFCINSSLNPIIYFLVGGIRRHGRRSSLRGALRNAFQDETESSQDDVGTSSPSQSIRTSSSL; via the coding sequence ATGACTGCAAACCAGGGAGGTCCCAACATGGATGATTATCCTACTGTATCCATGATGACTCCACCTCTAGAAGATTACTATGATATTGACATGGAAATGGACTTTAATTATCTATATTACTCCATTATGGCACTACTATCCATGCCCGTGGTCATTTCTGTTTTTGGTCTGGCTGGCAATGGATTGGTACTCTCTTTTTTGAGGTTTCGAAATTCTCGGAACTCCTTCACCATATACATTTTGAACTTGGCCATCGCAGATTGCATAGTTCTTGTCTTTATGTCACTTTTTTGCATATTGTTCTTGATGGAAATGACTGGATTGATCGCTGAGGGTGTTCCCTATTACAGTGTTTTAGAAATAGGTTCTTTTGGATTTTGTACCAGCCAGGGATTCCTTACAGCCATCAGTGTGGAAAGGGCCCTGTCTGTCCTTTACCCCATCTGGTACCGATGCCGCCGTCCCAGGCACCAGTCCACCATTGTCTGCATCATTGTATGGATTTTCTCATGCTTGATGTTGGCAGTAGATCTTGTGGTTGCAGCAAAATATGAGGATTGTACAGAAGTTGACATAATTGAAGCTGTTTTACTTTTTTGCATTATTCTACCTTTAATGCTTCTGTCGAACTTATTGCTGCTCATCACTATCTGGAAGAATTCACAAAAGCGTCACCCACCGAGACCCTACATACTCATCCTCTCAACAGTTCTTGCATTCCTTATCCTCTCTTCACCATTTGCTCTGTTTCGTTTTCTTTCTCTGTTTGTCAACATCGATATACAAGTCTCACATGCTCTCATTTTCCTCAATAGCTTCTGCATTAACAGCAGTCTCAACCCCATCATCTACTTTCTAGTTGGTGGCATCAGGCGGCATGGACGTAGGAGCTCTTTAAGGGGGGCCCTTCGGAATGCATTCCAAGATGAAACTGAATCATCACAGGATGATGTTGGTACATCGTCCCCAAGCCAGAGTATCAGAACCAGTTCGTCACTTTAA
- the LOC138268358 gene encoding mas-related G-protein coupled receptor member H-like: protein MAWLSSSSPLTTKESIEMTANQGGPSMDEYPTVSMMTPPLEDYYDIDMEIDINYLYYSIMALLSIPVVISVFGLAGNGLVLSFLRFRNSRNSFTIYILNLAIADCIVLVFMSLFCILFLMEMTGLIDEDIPYYSVLEIGSFGFCTSQGFLTAISVERALSVLYPIWYRCRRPRHQSTIVCIIVWIFSCLMLAVSLLVAAKCENCSEVDIIEAVLLFCIFLPLMLLSNLLLLITIWKNSQKRHPPRPYILILSTVLAFLILSSPFALFQFLYLFVNIDVQFSYIFIFLYSFCINSSLNPIIYFLVGGIRRHGRRSSLRGALRNAFQDETESSQDDVGTSSPRQSFRTSSSL, encoded by the exons ATGGCCTGGCTGTCTTCGAGCTCGCCTCTAACCACTAAAGA GTCAATTGAGATGACTGCAAACCAGGGAGGCCCCAGCATGGATGAATATCCTACTGTATCCATGATGACTCCACCTCTAGAAGATTACTATGATATTGACATGGAAATTGACATTAATTATCTATATTACTCCATTATGGCACTACTATCCATACCCGTGGTCATTTCTGTTTTTGGTCTGGCTGGCAATGGATTGGTACTCTCTTTTTTGAGGTTTCGAAATTCTCGGAACTCCTTCACCATATACATTTTGAACTTGGCCATCGCAGATTGCATAGTTCTTGTCTTTATGTCACTTTTTTGCATATTGTTCTTGATGGAAATGACTGGATTGATCGATGAGGATATTCCCTATTACAGTGTTTTAGAAATAGGTTCTTTTGGGTTTTGTACCAGCCAGGGATTCCTTACAGCCATCAGTGTGGAAAGGGCCCTGTCTGTCCTTTACCCCATCTGGTACCGATGCCGCCGTCCCAGGCACCAGTCCACCATTGTCTGCATCATTGTATGGATTTTCTCATGCTTGATGTTGGCAGTAAGTCTTTTGGTTGCAGCAAAATGTGAGAATTGTTCAGAAGTTGACATAATTGAAGCTGTTTTACTTTTTTGTATCTTTCTACCCTTAATGCTTCTGTCGAACTTGTTGCTGCTCATCACTATCTGGAAGAATTCACAAAAGCGTCACCCACCGAGACCCTACATACTCATCCTCTCAACAGTTCTTGCATTCCTTATCCTCTCTTCACCGTTTGCTCTGTTTCAGTTTCTTTATCTGTTTGTCAACATCGATGTACAATTCTCCTATATTTTCATTTTCCTCTATAGCTTCTGCATTAACAGCAGTCTCAACCCCATCATCTACTTTCTAGTTGGTGGCATCAGGCGGCATGGACGTAGGAGCTCTTTAAGGGGGGCCCTTCGGAATGCATTCCAAGATGAAACTGAATCATCACAGGATGATGTTGGTACCTCGTCCCCACGCCAGAGTTTCAGAACCAGTTCGTCACTTTAA